A portion of the Aquicoccus sp. G2-2 genome contains these proteins:
- a CDS encoding NUDIX hydrolase codes for MSDMAKTSDQKTGSTGPLGTKQLPLSVKSPQKGDMRTQFAALCWRVRDDKVQVLLITTRGTKSWIVPKGWPEHRMTPGNAALREAWEEAGVIGQTSEICLGLFSYQKRMPDKRFVPCVALIYPVKVTKLARVFPEAGQRKRKWCSPKKAATLVDAPELKQILKTFDPKRLQL; via the coding sequence ATGAGCGATATGGCCAAGACATCAGACCAGAAGACAGGCAGCACAGGCCCGCTTGGCACCAAGCAACTTCCACTCAGCGTGAAAAGCCCGCAAAAGGGCGATATGCGCACCCAATTCGCGGCGCTTTGCTGGCGGGTGCGCGACGACAAGGTGCAGGTTCTGCTGATTACCACACGCGGCACCAAAAGCTGGATCGTGCCAAAAGGCTGGCCCGAACATCGCATGACACCGGGCAATGCCGCCCTGCGGGAAGCATGGGAAGAGGCCGGGGTGATTGGCCAGACATCAGAGATTTGCCTCGGGCTGTTCTCTTATCAAAAGCGAATGCCGGACAAACGCTTTGTACCCTGTGTGGCGCTGATCTATCCTGTGAAGGTCACCAAACTGGCGCGCGTGTTTCCCGAAGCCGGACAGCGCAAACGCAAATGGTGCTCGCCCAAGAAGGCCGCAACCCTCGTCGATGCGCCGGAATTGAAACAGATATTGAAAACCTTTGATCCAAAACGGTTGCAGCTCTGA
- the trpA gene encoding tryptophan synthase subunit alpha produces the protein MTRIDAKFAQLKADGRKAFVAYVMAGDPDYATSLDLVKGLPAAGVDIIELGQPFTDPMADGPTIQLAGQRALRAGMTLEKTLALAAEFRKQDNSTPIVLMGYYNPIFNHGVERFLDDAKTAGIDGLIVVDLPPEEDAELCLPAQAAGLNFIRLATPTTDDKRLPRVMQNTSGFVYYVSITGITGSAEPEAGDVAPDVARIKAAGNLPVIVGFGINTPKKAEAIASVADGAVVGSAIVSRIGRGDAVADVLAFVKTLADGAHRA, from the coding sequence ATGACACGCATCGACGCAAAATTCGCCCAACTCAAGGCAGACGGGCGCAAGGCGTTCGTCGCTTATGTGATGGCGGGCGATCCGGATTATGCGACCTCGCTTGACCTCGTCAAAGGGTTGCCCGCCGCTGGGGTGGACATCATCGAGTTGGGCCAGCCGTTTACCGACCCGATGGCAGACGGCCCGACGATCCAGCTTGCCGGGCAACGCGCGCTTCGCGCGGGGATGACGCTGGAAAAGACGCTGGCGCTGGCGGCAGAGTTTCGCAAGCAGGACAACAGCACGCCAATCGTGCTGATGGGGTATTATAACCCGATCTTCAATCACGGTGTGGAGCGGTTCCTTGACGACGCCAAAACCGCCGGGATCGACGGGTTGATCGTTGTCGATCTGCCGCCCGAGGAAGATGCCGAGCTGTGCCTTCCGGCACAGGCAGCGGGCCTTAACTTCATCCGGCTGGCGACGCCGACAACCGATGACAAACGCCTGCCCCGCGTGATGCAGAATACCTCGGGTTTCGTCTATTACGTCTCGATTACCGGGATCACCGGCTCGGCCGAGCCAGAGGCGGGCGATGTTGCCCCCGATGTCGCGCGGATAAAGGCGGCAGGAAATCTGCCGGTCATCGTGGGTTTCGGGATCAACACGCCCAAAAAAGCAGAGGCGATTGCAAGCGTGGCCGATGGCGCGGTGGTCGGCTCTGCCATCGTCAGCCGGATCGGTCGCGGCGATGCTGTCGCGGATGTGCTGGCCTTCGTGAAAACATTGGCCGACGGGGCGCACCGGGCATAA
- a CDS encoding ATPase, whose product MNMQPTTVLAPPPPRTIEEMQLPIVMMRDILLKTIFRKNISEVSELAKAVCLPRQVTQELVDMAREQRLLEATGTLNANSGGEMGYQLTDVGKARALDALAQSEYFGAMPVPLSSYAAQVKRQSIRNVQITRDQLTGAMGHLVLPDSLLDHLGPAVGAGRSILMYGPPGNGKSSISNGIRDAMGDKIFVPRAIEYSGQVITVYDPIVHSAAEEQQDDPNALRRRTTFDTRYVKCERPTVITGGELTLDMLDLVYNPTARTYQAPLQLKSTGGIFIVDDLGRQKEPPQSLVNRWIVPLEENKDILALQSGEKFEVPFDTLVIFSTNFHPNEIFDQAALRRIFFKIKIDGPNQEDYLKIFAMVARKRKMELDEAALVHLLKVKYPTIDNVYANYQPIFLIDQMISICNFEGIPYKMSPELVERAWANMFVKEEAIIH is encoded by the coding sequence ATGAACATGCAACCCACCACCGTTTTGGCGCCGCCGCCGCCCCGCACGATTGAAGAGATGCAGCTTCCGATCGTGATGATGCGCGACATTCTTCTCAAGACAATTTTTCGCAAGAACATCAGCGAAGTCTCTGAACTGGCCAAGGCGGTTTGCCTGCCCCGGCAGGTGACGCAGGAACTTGTCGATATGGCACGCGAACAACGCTTGCTGGAAGCGACGGGCACTCTCAACGCCAACTCGGGCGGTGAGATGGGCTATCAGCTGACCGATGTCGGCAAGGCGCGCGCGCTTGATGCACTGGCGCAATCGGAATATTTTGGCGCGATGCCGGTGCCGCTTTCCTCCTATGCCGCACAGGTCAAACGCCAGTCGATCCGCAATGTGCAAATCACCCGTGATCAGCTTACTGGTGCGATGGGCCATCTGGTGTTGCCAGACAGCCTGCTTGACCATCTTGGCCCGGCCGTGGGCGCGGGCCGCTCGATCCTGATGTATGGCCCGCCGGGGAATGGTAAGTCCTCTATTTCAAACGGGATTCGTGATGCCATGGGCGACAAGATCTTTGTTCCCCGCGCGATCGAATATTCCGGTCAGGTGATCACCGTCTATGATCCCATCGTGCATTCCGCCGCTGAAGAGCAGCAGGACGATCCCAATGCGCTGCGCCGCCGCACCACCTTCGATACCCGCTACGTCAAATGCGAACGCCCCACCGTGATCACCGGCGGTGAGCTGACGCTCGACATGCTTGATCTTGTCTATAATCCAACCGCGCGCACCTATCAGGCGCCGCTGCAACTCAAATCCACCGGCGGCATCTTTATTGTCGATGACCTTGGCCGCCAGAAAGAGCCACCGCAAAGTCTGGTCAACCGCTGGATCGTGCCGCTGGAAGAAAACAAGGATATCCTTGCCCTGCAATCGGGCGAGAAATTTGAAGTGCCGTTTGACACATTGGTTATCTTCTCGACCAACTTCCATCCGAACGAAATTTTCGACCAGGCCGCCCTGCGCCGGATCTTCTTCAAGATCAAAATTGATGGCCCAAATCAGGAAGATTATCTCAAGATTTTCGCCATGGTCGCGCGCAAGAGAAAGATGGAACTGGACGAGGCCGCGTTGGTGCATTTGTTGAAGGTGAAATACCCTACCATCGACAATGTGTATGCCAATTATCAGCCGATCTTCCTAATTGATCAGATGATCTCGATCTGCAATTTCGAAGGCATCCCCTACAAGATGTCTCCTGAACTGGTTGAGCGGGCATGGGCCAACATGTTCGTGAAGGAAGAGGCCATCATACACTGA
- a CDS encoding prepilin peptidase, with product MAISAFSAYWFVPFVWPICFWAAWSDLARMRIPNKAVMALGLVFLVGGLFLFPFETYLWRLAQLVIVLLIGVVMNGAGMVGAGDAKFAAAAAPFIAAGDLRLVVAFFAANLLAAVVTHRLVRITPLRRLAPDWQSWDRGWDFPMGLSLGATLAAYLALALFFGS from the coding sequence ATGGCGATTAGCGCCTTCTCCGCTTACTGGTTCGTGCCATTTGTCTGGCCAATCTGCTTTTGGGCAGCATGGTCCGATCTGGCGCGAATGCGCATCCCCAACAAGGCGGTGATGGCGCTCGGGCTGGTGTTTCTGGTCGGCGGATTGTTTCTTTTCCCATTTGAAACCTATCTCTGGCGGCTGGCGCAACTGGTAATCGTGTTGCTTATTGGTGTCGTGATGAATGGTGCCGGTATGGTCGGCGCTGGTGACGCCAAGTTCGCCGCCGCCGCCGCCCCTTTTATAGCTGCGGGCGATCTACGGTTGGTCGTAGCGTTTTTCGCCGCCAACCTGCTGGCCGCCGTTGTCACACATCGCTTGGTGCGGATAACCCCGCTGCGCCGCCTCGCGCCCGACTGGCAAAGCTGGGACCGGGGCTGGGATTTCCCTATGGGCCTGTCGCTGGGTGCCACATTGGCCGCTTACCTTGCGCTGGCACTATTCTTCGGAAGCTGA
- a CDS encoding tetratricopeptide repeat protein, with protein sequence MRHFPILILCLSGAVALSACDKSGKSEVNRALQTVNAIDESNLSDIMLTVADPNEAVNYFKRSTSEKPDRVDLQRGLAQSLVRAKKNTEAVTAFKKLVTMKGATEDDRVDYADALIRANEWKQAEAVLDKVPPTHETFKRYRLEAMIADSNKEWKKADSFYETAVGLTTKPASVLNNWGYSKLTRGDFAAAERLFGDAIKQDKTLFTAKNNLVLARGAQRNYSLPVMEMTQVERAELLHTLGLAAIKQGDVETGKGLLREAISTHPQYFEAAVRDLRALETNVTN encoded by the coding sequence ATGCGCCATTTCCCGATTCTTATTCTGTGCCTGTCCGGCGCGGTCGCTCTTTCCGCGTGCGACAAATCCGGAAAAAGCGAGGTCAACCGCGCGCTGCAAACAGTGAACGCGATTGACGAAAGCAACCTCTCCGACATCATGCTCACCGTGGCCGATCCGAATGAGGCGGTAAACTATTTCAAACGCTCAACCAGCGAGAAACCCGATCGCGTGGATTTGCAACGCGGGTTGGCGCAATCACTGGTTCGGGCCAAGAAAAACACCGAGGCCGTCACAGCCTTCAAGAAACTCGTGACAATGAAAGGCGCGACCGAAGATGATCGGGTTGATTACGCAGATGCTTTGATCCGGGCGAATGAATGGAAACAAGCCGAAGCCGTTCTGGATAAGGTTCCCCCCACTCACGAGACCTTCAAACGCTATCGTCTGGAAGCGATGATCGCGGATTCCAACAAGGAATGGAAAAAGGCCGATAGCTTCTATGAAACCGCGGTCGGGCTTACAACAAAACCCGCCAGCGTGCTTAACAACTGGGGCTATTCCAAGCTGACGCGCGGCGATTTTGCCGCAGCAGAGCGGCTTTTCGGCGATGCGATCAAACAAGATAAAACCCTCTTTACGGCCAAGAACAACCTGGTTCTCGCGCGTGGCGCACAACGCAACTACAGCCTGCCAGTCATGGAAATGACCCAGGTTGAGCGTGCGGAACTACTGCATACCCTAGGGCTTGCCGCGATCAAGCAGGGCGATGTCGAGACCGGCAAGGGCCTGCTCCGTGAAGCAATCAGCACGCATCCGCAGTATTTTGAAGCCGCTGTGCGTGACTTGCGCGCGCTTGAAACCAACGTCACCAACTAA
- a CDS encoding tetratricopeptide repeat protein: MKWGLPLLLCSTLLAACSASLKPERDGPFAPGVNQRGETVDGQVVGNRLMQAGEYELALEAFTRATAEQAALTPDLMAAIGTANLGLGRLGQSERYLRLAIKADGSIPEVWNNLGVVLMEKGNYSEAAETFQRAYALDNGQNDSIRDNLRKALAKSEKPDYDEGQQEDYKLVRRGSSEYMIRQIP; encoded by the coding sequence ATGAAATGGGGCCTTCCCCTTCTCCTTTGCAGCACCCTGCTCGCCGCCTGCTCCGCATCGCTCAAGCCCGAGCGGGACGGGCCATTCGCGCCGGGCGTCAACCAACGCGGCGAAACCGTCGATGGACAAGTCGTCGGCAATCGCCTGATGCAGGCGGGCGAATATGAGCTGGCGCTCGAAGCTTTCACGCGGGCTACCGCCGAACAGGCCGCGCTTACCCCTGATTTAATGGCCGCCATCGGGACCGCCAATCTTGGCCTAGGCCGACTGGGCCAATCCGAGCGTTACCTTCGCCTTGCCATCAAGGCTGACGGGTCGATCCCTGAGGTCTGGAATAATCTCGGCGTGGTACTGATGGAAAAAGGCAACTATTCCGAAGCTGCCGAGACTTTCCAGCGCGCCTATGCACTCGACAATGGCCAAAACGACTCAATTCGCGATAATCTACGCAAAGCACTCGCAAAATCGGAAAAACCCGACTATGATGAGGGCCAACAAGAAGACTACAAATTGGTGCGGCGCGGTTCATCCGAATACATGATCCGCCAGATACCATGA
- a CDS encoding type II secretion system F family protein has translation MSAINNILTDLLGPMGPLIAVGLLGVLMILLTLPFFLTKQVDPLDKLKKDNRQRNAKANQKETLRSKKRNDKLEKYAQFLEPQDEEELHGLRLKLMQAGYRDRDAVRYFHFAQFAMGIGFLVAGVVYFLVFKSGSEVSTQQTMMYILGPGGVGYMLPKYWVGKRVGARKEEITNGFPDALDMMLVCVEAGQSMEQSIIRVAAEMRASYPSLADEFEIVANESKAGKDKSTVLNDMSERAGVQDVASFVTVLNQSQSFGTPIADALRVYAEEMRDKRVMRAEEAANKLPTKMTLATMMLTVPPLLIILVGPSVQGISQLGNMGNLGH, from the coding sequence TCGCAGTCGGTCTGCTCGGTGTGCTTATGATTTTGCTCACCCTGCCCTTTTTCCTCACCAAGCAGGTCGATCCGCTCGACAAGCTGAAGAAAGACAATCGCCAGCGCAACGCAAAAGCAAACCAAAAAGAAACTCTGCGCTCCAAGAAGCGCAACGACAAGCTGGAAAAATATGCCCAGTTTCTTGAACCGCAAGACGAAGAGGAATTGCACGGCCTTCGGCTCAAGCTTATGCAGGCTGGGTATCGCGACCGCGATGCAGTCCGCTATTTCCACTTCGCGCAATTTGCGATGGGCATCGGATTTCTGGTGGCCGGGGTGGTCTATTTCCTGGTGTTCAAATCCGGTAGTGAAGTTAGCACCCAGCAAACCATGATGTATATTCTCGGTCCGGGTGGGGTCGGCTATATGCTCCCCAAATACTGGGTCGGGAAACGCGTTGGTGCGCGCAAGGAAGAGATCACCAACGGTTTCCCGGATGCGCTCGACATGATGCTCGTTTGCGTCGAGGCGGGGCAGTCCATGGAGCAGTCGATCATTCGCGTGGCCGCCGAGATGCGCGCCTCGTATCCGTCACTCGCCGATGAATTTGAAATCGTTGCCAACGAAAGCAAGGCCGGGAAAGACAAATCCACTGTGCTTAACGACATGTCCGAACGTGCCGGTGTGCAGGATGTGGCAAGTTTCGTCACCGTGTTGAACCAATCGCAAAGCTTCGGCACACCCATCGCCGACGCGCTTCGGGTCTATGCTGAAGAGATGCGCGATAAACGCGTGATGCGCGCCGAGGAGGCCGCCAACAAACTGCCGACGAAGATGACCCTTGCCACGATGATGCTCACCGTGCCGCCGCTTCTGATCATCCTCGTTGGACCGTCGGTTCAAGGCATCAGCCAGCTTGGCAATATGGGGAATTTGGGCCACTGA